The genomic DNA AACCCCGGGCATGTTTATTCACGATTTTAACTGCGGATGGCTTAACCATCCTTTTCTTTCCAGCAGTATGAAAATCGAAGACACTCAACTTATTAATAAAGTTATCGACTACGGCATCCGCGAAATTTATATTGATACCGATAAGGGATATGATGTCGGTGAAGCGCCTACAGAAGATGAAGTTGAGCAGGAGATCCAGGCTGAAATCAACAGGATCGTTGAACCGGAAAAAATAGACAGAAATCCTGTTTCAATACAGGAAGAATTTAATAAGGCGAGAGAGATTAAAAGCGAGGCAAAGAAAACCATACATAACATAATGGAGGACATAAGGTTCGGTAAGCAAATAAAGACGGAAAATGTCGGGCATGTCGTAGATGAAATGATTGATTCAATCTTTCGCAACCAGGACGCGCTAATCAGTCTCCTCAGGATAAAGGAAAAGGACGAATACACCTATTTACACTCCGTAAGTGTAGGCGTTCTCATGATATCTTTCGGGAAGCACCTCGGGTTTGATATTGCCACGCTAAGGGAAGTCGGCATGGGGGCGATGCTTCACGATGTCGGCAAGATGATTGTCCCTCAGGCCCTGCTCAATAAGGAAGAAAAATTAACAGAGGAAGAATTAGGGATGTTGAAGAAACACGTGGAGTAC from Nitrospirota bacterium includes the following:
- a CDS encoding HD-GYP domain-containing protein, with product MIKKIKVGQLTPGMFIHDFNCGWLNHPFLSSSMKIEDTQLINKVIDYGIREIYIDTDKGYDVGEAPTEDEVEQEIQAEINRIVEPEKIDRNPVSIQEEFNKAREIKSEAKKTIHNIMEDIRFGKQIKTENVGHVVDEMIDSIFRNQDALISLLRIKEKDEYTYLHSVSVGVLMISFGKHLGFDIATLREVGMGAMLHDVGKMIVPQALLNKEEKLTEEELGMLKKHVEYSRMLLEQAHGLTKSAITLAAQHHERIDGTGYPLGLKGDEIDYYSKVAAIVDVYDAMTSKRCYQDRFMPTEVLRKLYEWSNYHYDRNLVEQFIRCVGIYPVGSLVRLESGLIGVVIKNGERNLLHPVVRIVYNAKKDSFIRLPFDLDIEQQFGKSGEDRIISCESPDKLKIKPEMYM